Proteins from one Coffea arabica cultivar ET-39 chromosome 8c, Coffea Arabica ET-39 HiFi, whole genome shotgun sequence genomic window:
- the LOC113706978 gene encoding cytoplasmic 60S subunit biogenesis factor REI1 homolog 1-like yields the protein MPGLTCNACNKEFQDEIEQKLHYKSEWHRYNLKRKVAGVPGVTEDLYLARQSALAEEKKNLNETPMLYSCGLCGKSYRSSKAHAQHLKSKSHSLRASQGVGNHEGANAIIKPFQPRVPNKLSQDNELDDEESEESEWEEVDPEEDLMGEATDSLTQLNMNEQNSMDEDEGSDPDQFLKELDPSCCFMCDLEHGTIESCMVHMHKWHGFYIPDIEYLKDPKGLLTYLGLKVRRDHMCLYCNDRCHPFGSLEAVRKHMEARSHCKVHYGDGGDDEEAELEEFYDYSSSYTDADGKQLVVADDSQNRIEFGSGGSELIITRSNKGGMSTRVLGSREFLRYYRQKPRPMPATDVAITAALASRYRSMGLATVQSREHIVRMKQ from the exons GTTGCTGGAGTTCCTGGCGTGACAGAAGATCTATATTTAGCTAGACAGTCTGCACTTgcagaagagaagaaaaacttAAATGAAACTCCAATGCTCTATAGTTGTGGTCTTTGTGGCAAAAGTTATAGAAGTTCCAAGGCACATGCTCAGCATCTAAAGTCTAAAAGTCACTCACTACGAGCTTCCCAGGGAGTTGGAAATCATGAAGGTGCAAATGCTATTATCAAACCTTTCCAACCGCGAGTTCCTAATAAGCTTTCCCAAGACAATGAGTTGGACGATGAAGAAAGTGAAGAGAGTGAATGGGAGGAGGTTGACCCAGAGGAAGACTTGATGGGTGAGGCCACCGATTCTCTGACGCAGCTAAATATGAATGAGCAAAATTCTATGGATGAGGATGAAGGTAGTGATCCAGATCAGTTTTTGAAGGAGTTGGACCCATCTTGTTGCTTTATGTGTGACTTAGAGCATGGTACAATAGAAAGCTGCATGGTTCACATGCACAAGTGGCATGGATTTTATATACCTGATATTGAATATCTGAAGGACCCAAAAGGCCTGCTTACTTATCTTGGCTTAAAG GTTAGAAGGGATCATATGTGTCTATATTGCAATGACAGATGCCATCCTTTTGGCAGTCTTGAAGCAGTTAGGAAGCACATGGAAGCAAGAAGTCATTGCAAGGTGCATTATGGTGATGGAGGAGATGATGAGGAAGCAGAATTAGAAGAGTTTTACGATTACAGCAGCAG TTACACTGACGCTGATGGTAAGCAACTAGTTGTGGCAGATGATAGTCAAAACAGGATTGAATTTGGAAGTGGTGGATCTGAGCTCATAATAACCCGGAGTAACAAAGGGGGAATGTCAACAAGAGTACTTGGATCAAGGGAATTTCTACGATACTACCGCCAGAAACCACGTCCAATGCCTGCAACTGATGTTGCTATTACTGCTGCATTAGCTTCACG GTATAGGAGCATGGGTCTGGCAACGGTGCAGTCAAGAGAGCATATTGTGAGGATGAAACAATGA